GCCTTGCTTGTGATTCATGACCTGCTAAACTATCTTTCCTGTATGTCAGATACACCTTTTTGGCGATGGGCTCCAATTCATTTGCCCAGTCTATAGCAGAATTCCCGCCGCCTGAAATGATCACCGTCTTATCCTTGAATCGATTGAAAGACTTAACAGTGTAGTTTAAATTGGAGACTTCAAACCTTTCTGCCCCGTCTATTTCCAACTTTTGCGGATTCAGAATTCCGCCGCCAACCGCGACAATGATCGTCTTGGAAAAGTGCATTTGACCTGAAGCCGTATGTAAAACGAAGATACCTTCTTCATTCCGTGTGATGGATTCCACTTTTTCATTCAAGACGACTGTTGGATTGAATGTTAAACCTTGCTCCACTAGCTGCTCAATTAATTTTTCCCCAGTAGTGGGTGTCAGCCCTCCTACATCCCAAATCATTTTCTCCGGATAGACATGAATTTTCCCGCCTAGCCGTGGCTGGTATTCAATCAGTTTAACTTTCATTTCTCTAAGTCCGCTATAAAAAGTGGAGTAAAGGCCTGCTGGCCCTCCCCCAATAACCGTTACATCAAATAAATCTTGCTGTTCCATTTACGTCCACTCCCCGGTAACCAAATGTGATTGATTATCATTCTCATTTAATGGTACACTCTTTTTTCATTTTTTACAATAAGCAGACATTAAATAACTCTGTTCATTTTAAAAATCTACAAAGTTGTGTATTTCCAATCACTAAAACTTACCATTCATTAAGAAAGTATGAATGGTAAATGGAGTAAGGGTATGGGACGTTAATATTATTGCTAAATTATTTTTATCCTCTGTCTTAATATGATTATTGATAGTATAAATAATATGGAATTAATACTTGCAAGTGATTGGTGCTGCGACATACTCCTACATTTAAGTATCATTATGCCTGAATATGGTAGGTTAACTTCAACATTAAACATACAGTAGATACAGTATTTTGAGATAACAGATGATGTCATATATTAAATGCCCGTTTTTTACTATATTAGAAAAGTTGACCCGTTTTAATAAAGTGTTCAACATATCTGTTCGCTGCATTCTGATTAAATCCAATCCAAGATTTGTTCTCTTCAGAGGGCAAATCCAATGAAATAGCTACAATCGTATAGAGAGTTTTTTCTTTTCGTATCATTAGAAAGCAGACAAGAGATATTGCGGAACACAATGTAACCTATGCGCCCCGTGGTTGCCGGTTGATAACTACTTCGTAGGTACTCCCACTTGTTGTATGAGTTGATATGCTTTCAAAGCCATTTCAACGTTTAATCTGTTCTCCGGCATATCAAAATCAAAATCAAGAATCTTTTTTATTTTTTCCAGCCGATGATAGAGTGTTTGTCTTACAATATGTAATTTTTGAGCAGTAAGCTTCTTTGATCGATCAAGCTCAAAGTATTTTGCTAAGGTCAGAAGCAATTCCGTTCCATATTCCTTATCATAGGATATTAAAGGAGAGAGATAGTCCTCAATAAAATGGGCTGTATCTTGATCATGCTGAATTAATTGTATCAACCGAAAGATGCCAAGGTCTTCGTAAAAGGCACTTGTTGAAAACGTACGATAATTTAAAGCTAACTGCGCTTCTCGATAACCAGTATGAGCATCCAAAAGTAACTGGTATTGCCGTCCAGCGCCTATTCGGATTTGGCTAGATTCACCTTCTTTAACATATAGCAAGGCATCGATCACTTTCAAGAAGCGTGCCTTAGAGGAATCGGCAGTTCCGAGATCAATAGCTAATACAATAATTTGATTTCTTATTGATGTGATATAGGGTGTAAAAGAATATTTTGCGAACCCAGATCGAATTTTTAAAGAATAATGATATATAGCAGATTCATTTTCTTCATCCGATAAACTTAATGAAGACGGATGAAAAACATCTTCGATATCAACGATTGCAACTCGATAATGTATAGAAGCGCGCTTAGATTTTAACGAAATAAATCCCCTTGCTTGTTCCTCATTATTGATGCGTCTATAAAGTAAATCATTTAGCCAAGTAGATTCTAAACGTAATCGTTTTTCGTCCAAATAATGTTTGCGCAGTAAGTCTTGTGAGATTGCTAGAGAAGCACGATCAAGGATTAGGAAATCGAATTCATCCGATTCACGATCTAAAACCATAACAAGGTACGCCCAGATTTGATCCATTGCTCCAATCGGTTGGAGAAGAATAGTATGGTTTAATGCCTTCCATTCAACGGGCGAATCATTTGTAATTCGGTCATGCCAGTGTTCTTTATCTTCATAAATGGTTTGAAGTAGCTGTTCCATAAATTCATTTTTCAATCCTGGAATCGAAAAAGGTGTTCCTTCTATAGGAAGATAGATAATTGGTGCTTCTGTCTTCTGTTGCAACAACTTTAAAATATTTGATAACCCATGAGTAGTGAGTGACAATGAATGGAACTTTCTTGATATCGAATCTAATGTAACCAACTTCTCATGATGAGCATTAATGATAAACGAATGTAGATCCTGTGCTATTTCAACGAAATTTATGAATTCTTTGAAAATAATAATCGGAAAGTTATACTCATTTGCCATCTCGATCATTTCATTAGGGACCTTTTCGAAGTAGTGTCCAAGCTCTATACATAAACATGAGGCGTTGCGTTCGATAAGATTTAACAAAAATGAAGTATTAGAGGAGTCTCTCCATTCAAACCCAAATCCGGTGGAGAGTATCAGTTCCCCTCCCTGAAAGATGGTATCATCAAAAAACGGGATTTCAAGGACATGTGTCCATTTCACTTGACGGTGCAACCCGTTTGCCCCCGCAACTACCTCAGTCTTTGAAAAGAGTGAGCGCTTAAGAACATCTTGTACTGTAAGCATATGTACCTCCTCATTTAATAATTGTTAGCTGTATCATTTTATTATAACTATACTAGAAAGTCTAAGCCCATAAAATATGGATCCCTATCTCGTTTAACCCCAAGTAATGTTCTTTTACGTGCTTTGATGAAATACCTTAATCAACCTGAGAATCTTTCATGCTGGTATCCATTTACACCATATTTCATCAGTTATATGTGCACATGAATATATTCTATAGAATAACGGTGGAGTACTGAAACTACTAAAACATTAGATGAACAATGGAAAAATTATCACTTTTTCACCAATGCTGCATTCATAAAAGTTCAAGACGACCAAAAGTGCTTGGTTAAAAAAAAACTAATATGCATTTAACCTCGTGTCTAATGAAAGGGTTATCATTTCCCTGTAAGATTTTAGAATGTTCAATAAATTAAATACATTTAAAAAGGAGAATGAACAATGATAGTAGGAGTTCCTAAAGAATTAAAAACCGCAGAGACTAGAGTGGGATTAAATCCATCATGGGTAAAAAAATTAACAGCTTTCGGTCATGAAGTACTAATACAAAGCATGGCAGGTGAAGCTAGTGGTTTTTGTGACGAGAAATATATTTTGGCTGGAGCAAAAATAGTAAACACGATTGACGAAATTTATGAGAAGGCAGAATTTGTTGTTAAAGTGAAGGAGCTTCAACCATATGAATATGGCCTTCTTAAAGAAAATCAAATGATAATGGCATGGTTTCATTTGGCGGAAGATGTAAATCATGAGATGACACAGGCATTACTAGATAAAAAAGCAATTTCAATATCAATGGAATTAATCGTTTTACCTGATGGGACAAGACCTACGATTAAACCAATGAGTGAAATTGCAGGAACATTGGCAATGCTTGAAGCAGTCAAATATGCTCAATATGGTTATGGTGGAAAAGGAATACTTCTCCGGAAACTGGCCGGTTTACCGTCGAGCAAAGTATTCATACTTGGTGGTGGCAATGCTGGACTCAATACTGCGCAAGTTGCTGTGGGCCTTGGATTGAATGTAACAATCATGGAAGCCTCAATGAAACGCATCGATTATTTGAACAATCAGTTGCCACAGGTGGACATTTTGTGTTGGGATAAAGATATAATGTTCGAAGAACTTATTCAAAGTGATGTTTTAATTAATACAATTTATCCGATGCCAGGGGTAACCGAACCTCTCATAACACGAGAGATGGTCAGTAAGATGCAACCTAATTCCATTATTATTGATATTGCAGGAACGGGTATAATTGAAACCTCACATTATACGACTTTAGAGGAACCAGTTTACTACGAACAAGAAGTCCTACATTACTGTGTCCCGAATATGCCGGCTCTATGTCCACAAACCTCGACAAACATGATGTTGATGACAACCGGCCCATATATTATGGACATTGCGAATAATGGTTTGAAAGAGGTTATAGTAAATGATGTAATAGTAAGAAATTGTATCAGCACTTTGAACGGTGAAATTGTTCATCACGAAGTTGGGATCAATCATAACATGCCTTATACAGAAATAAAAACGGAGTTACTATTGTCCAAATAATAAAGCGTCCTTAGAGTTATCTCATATTCTTAGTTTTTCTATTGATTAGAAATCAGTATTCACGTTGAACAAGTCACTACTAAAGAAATTACAGGAGTCCGTAAAGATGCCAGTGAGAAGATTTTTGCAGGAATTATCTTTGTTGTTCTGCAGACGGAATTCCTTACGGGGAACGGGAAAATAAGTTCTACACAACAAGTTCATGGATAATTCAAAGCAGGCTCCCTAGCATCTTTCTGACTTTTATATAATTTCTAGAAAACCACGTATTAAAAAAGCTTTGGAAGTAATAATTTGAATCCCATTTATTATAAAAGTTAAATCAGGTAAAAGAGGTGAGTATTTTACATGACAAATTTAAGGAAAACAGATAGAACACTGACACTCATTCCAGTTGTGTTGTTTGGCTTTTCATTTATGGGGTTAACCACAGCTTTTACTACGTATGGTATTGCGGCTAATATTTCTCACGGTACGGTTCCGGGGGCAATGATAGTTGCTCTAGTGGTAATGATGTTTACTGCTTACAGTTATGGGAAAATGGCAATTGCGTTTCCATCTTCCGGTTCTGCTTATGTTTATACGCAAAAATCGATCAATCCCTCTGTTGGATTTCTTGTCGGATGGGTGATCTTAATGGATTATTTATTTATGCCAATGGTAAATTATTTAGTATTTGGTATTTTTTTCTCAGCAGCCTTTCCTTCCATTCCAAGTTACATCTGGATTGTAGGTATGCTGGTGCTCGTCACTTTTATTAATATTAAAGGATTAAAGTTTGCCACAAATGTAAACGCATTCATAACGATTTTCGCTTTACTTTTTATCCTTATCTTTATAGGTTTTTCTATTAAGGAAATTTTTATGGGCGAAAGCACGGCAACTCTTTTATCTCTTGAGCCATTCTATAATTCGAAAGAACCCTTTTCTTATACAATAGCTGGAGCAGCATTATTATGCTTTTGTTTCCTTGGGTTTGAATCAGTTACAGCGTTTGCGGAAGAGACAGTGAACCCTAAGAAAACAATTCCCCGAGCTATTATTTTAATTACCCTTGGTGGTGGTTTAATCTTTACAAGTGTTTCATATTTCTCGTATCTTGTATGGCCAGAGTATCACACATTTAATAATCCTGATTCGGCTGCCTATGAAATTATTAAACTTGTTGGTGGAAAGATGATGTACTCAATATATCTTGCGCTTTACGCATTAGCTGTATTGGGCAGTGCCATGTCATCCCAGGCAAGTGCATCACGAGTCCTCTATACGATGGGGCGCGATGGACAGTTTCCTAAAAAGTTCTTTGGTACCCTGCATCCGAGATATAGGACACCCGTAAATAATATACTGATCATTAGTTCTGTCTCTTTGCTTGCTTTATTTTTAAGTTTAGATCTTGTAGCATCATTTATTAATTTCGGGGCGTTTCTTGCGTATACTTGTGTTAATATTTCCGTAATTGCTCATTATTATATTAGAAATAGAGAACGTTCGGTAAAAGGAACTGTCTTATATTTAATTGTTCCTATTATTGGAGCTGCTCTTGATCTTTTACTACTTGTGAATCTTGATGTGCACTCAAAAATACTTGGAGTAAGTTGGTTAATAATAGGCATCATTTATTTACTTGTATTGACAAAAGGACTTAAAAAACAGCCACCAGAATTGAAAATCGAAGAAAATTATGATGTAGATTTAAAAAGCCAAGATGCTTAAAAATAAGATAAAAATACAGTTAAGACACGACTATTGTCGGTATGAGACATACAGTTCATTACTGGATCAATCTATCGAATGGTTATCTAACAAAAGATTGATGTCGTAAGTCAATCCTCACCTTGTAAAAGAAATAAAGAGAATCGAGATAGAACTCAGTCCAAAAGCGAAAAAGTGCAGCAATCCCTCATTCCTACTCAAGGATGAAAGATGCTGCACTTTTCTGGCACTGAATGTTAGCTTGAATGAGGTCTTTTCCCTTCTGTTATAAGAAGGGTGATTCGATCTATGAGTTCAGGCAGTTCCTCGATCGTTTTGATGGTGAAGTCTGCCCCGTTTTGCATAAAGGTGTCTGCCGTTTTAGAGATGAGATTTTGTTTATCTCGTTCTGGTAAACTTGTATACTCATTCAAACTCAATCCCATCTCGGAGCTTCCGACAATGATTCCGACCGACCATACCCCAGCATTGACTCCTTCTTGCATATCGGAAATGGTATCTCCTACCTTCACTACCTTCCATGATGCGGTTAACTTCAATTCTTCCATATTCCGATATATCATGTAAGGATAAGGCCTTCCAATCGAATGGGTTGCATCCGGGGTGACATGGAAATCCGGCCGATACCCCTTTTTCAAAGCATTTGCTACGACGACCTCCATCATTGTATCCGTATAACCCGTTGTCGACCCAATCTTCAGGCCACGATTTCTTAACGCTTCCACTGTCTCGATAACCCCTGGTATTGGATCTGTATAATCCGCCAATGACATCATCAATGCCGGTTCGAATTCAGCATATAGTTTTTCAACGTCTTCCTCATTGAATGGCCTTCCGTATTGTTCTTCCCATAACGAAGATATCCTTGGCATGGTCAGCATCGCACGAATATGGTCGATTTTCAGCATGCCCATCGGAGCTCTGGCTTCCTCCATCGTCACGTCAAGTCCAGCATTCTTAAAAATATCCACAAAAACATTCACTGGTGCAAAACATCCAAAATCCACAGCTGTTCCAGCCCAATCCAAAATGATTCCCTCTACCTTATTCATACTGTCACCTCTTTCATATATTTTTCTACGATCCTGCCAAGTTCCTCGATATCTTCTTCATGGATTTCGCCAATATTGCCGATTCGGAATGTATCTATGTCAGTCAGCTTTCCGGGGTATATTACGTAACCCCTCTCTTTGATAAAATTATAGAAGTCCCCGAAATCAAAGGTTTCATCAGGAAAAAGGAATGTTGTAATGATGGGCGATTGTTTATCAGGTGAAATATACGCATGAATGCCCAA
The DNA window shown above is from Peribacillus sp. FSL P2-0133 and carries:
- a CDS encoding NAD(P)/FAD-dependent oxidoreductase, whose amino-acid sequence is MEQQDLFDVTVIGGGPAGLYSTFYSGLREMKVKLIEYQPRLGGKIHVYPEKMIWDVGGLTPTTGEKLIEQLVEQGLTFNPTVVLNEKVESITRNEEGIFVLHTASGQMHFSKTIIVAVGGGILNPQKLEIDGAERFEVSNLNYTVKSFNRFKDKTVIISGGGNSAIDWANELEPIAKKVYLTYRKDSLAGHESQARQLMESSAVCFLNTTITKLIACADHESIEHVELTNHATGEVSYLPIDEVIINHGYERDTSLLRNSKVDIAIADNYYIEGTSSSQSSMDGIYAAGDILKHEGKLNLIAGTFQDAANAVNKAKQYIQPDAHGVGMVSSHNEIFKKRNRELIKEMMKPAGVL
- a CDS encoding PucR family transcriptional regulator, which codes for MLTVQDVLKRSLFSKTEVVAGANGLHRQVKWTHVLEIPFFDDTIFQGGELILSTGFGFEWRDSSNTSFLLNLIERNASCLCIELGHYFEKVPNEMIEMANEYNFPIIIFKEFINFVEIAQDLHSFIINAHHEKLVTLDSISRKFHSLSLTTHGLSNILKLLQQKTEAPIIYLPIEGTPFSIPGLKNEFMEQLLQTIYEDKEHWHDRITNDSPVEWKALNHTILLQPIGAMDQIWAYLVMVLDRESDEFDFLILDRASLAISQDLLRKHYLDEKRLRLESTWLNDLLYRRINNEEQARGFISLKSKRASIHYRVAIVDIEDVFHPSSLSLSDEENESAIYHYSLKIRSGFAKYSFTPYITSIRNQIIVLAIDLGTADSSKARFLKVIDALLYVKEGESSQIRIGAGRQYQLLLDAHTGYREAQLALNYRTFSTSAFYEDLGIFRLIQLIQHDQDTAHFIEDYLSPLISYDKEYGTELLLTLAKYFELDRSKKLTAQKLHIVRQTLYHRLEKIKKILDFDFDMPENRLNVEMALKAYQLIQQVGVPTK
- a CDS encoding alanine dehydrogenase, which produces MIVGVPKELKTAETRVGLNPSWVKKLTAFGHEVLIQSMAGEASGFCDEKYILAGAKIVNTIDEIYEKAEFVVKVKELQPYEYGLLKENQMIMAWFHLAEDVNHEMTQALLDKKAISISMELIVLPDGTRPTIKPMSEIAGTLAMLEAVKYAQYGYGGKGILLRKLAGLPSSKVFILGGGNAGLNTAQVAVGLGLNVTIMEASMKRIDYLNNQLPQVDILCWDKDIMFEELIQSDVLINTIYPMPGVTEPLITREMVSKMQPNSIIIDIAGTGIIETSHYTTLEEPVYYEQEVLHYCVPNMPALCPQTSTNMMLMTTGPYIMDIANNGLKEVIVNDVIVRNCISTLNGEIVHHEVGINHNMPYTEIKTELLLSK
- a CDS encoding APC family permease: MTNLRKTDRTLTLIPVVLFGFSFMGLTTAFTTYGIAANISHGTVPGAMIVALVVMMFTAYSYGKMAIAFPSSGSAYVYTQKSINPSVGFLVGWVILMDYLFMPMVNYLVFGIFFSAAFPSIPSYIWIVGMLVLVTFINIKGLKFATNVNAFITIFALLFILIFIGFSIKEIFMGESTATLLSLEPFYNSKEPFSYTIAGAALLCFCFLGFESVTAFAEETVNPKKTIPRAIILITLGGGLIFTSVSYFSYLVWPEYHTFNNPDSAAYEIIKLVGGKMMYSIYLALYALAVLGSAMSSQASASRVLYTMGRDGQFPKKFFGTLHPRYRTPVNNILIISSVSLLALFLSLDLVASFINFGAFLAYTCVNISVIAHYYIRNRERSVKGTVLYLIVPIIGAALDLLLLVNLDVHSKILGVSWLIIGIIYLLVLTKGLKKQPPELKIEENYDVDLKSQDA
- the phnX gene encoding phosphonoacetaldehyde hydrolase; amino-acid sequence: MNKVEGIILDWAGTAVDFGCFAPVNVFVDIFKNAGLDVTMEEARAPMGMLKIDHIRAMLTMPRISSLWEEQYGRPFNEEDVEKLYAEFEPALMMSLADYTDPIPGVIETVEALRNRGLKIGSTTGYTDTMMEVVVANALKKGYRPDFHVTPDATHSIGRPYPYMIYRNMEELKLTASWKVVKVGDTISDMQEGVNAGVWSVGIIVGSSEMGLSLNEYTSLPERDKQNLISKTADTFMQNGADFTIKTIEELPELIDRITLLITEGKRPHSS